In Geobacter anodireducens, a genomic segment contains:
- a CDS encoding sulfate adenylyltransferase translates to MNSHLDELEAQSIYIFREAYRKFENLAMLYSVGKDSTTMIHLARKAFFGRIPFPLVHIDTTYKYPEMIEYRDRMAREWGADLIVGRNEAAIAAGTGPEQGRLDCCAKLKTDGLSQTIERHGFNGLFLGIRRDEEGSRAKERVFSPRDKNFEWSYKDQPPELWDQFNTTFAPGTHIRVHPILHWTELDIWLYIQREGIELCPLYFARDGKRFRSLGCMPCTGPIQSNAVTVEEIIEELRAIKTPERAGRAQDQENTYAMQKLRAKGYM, encoded by the coding sequence ATGAACAGCCATCTTGATGAACTCGAAGCGCAATCCATCTACATCTTTCGCGAGGCATACCGGAAGTTCGAGAATCTCGCCATGCTCTATTCGGTGGGCAAAGACTCCACCACCATGATCCATCTGGCCCGCAAGGCCTTTTTCGGACGGATTCCCTTTCCGCTGGTGCACATCGACACCACCTACAAGTATCCGGAAATGATCGAATATCGGGACCGCATGGCACGGGAGTGGGGCGCGGATCTGATCGTCGGGCGCAACGAAGCGGCCATTGCCGCCGGCACGGGGCCCGAACAGGGGAGACTCGACTGCTGCGCCAAGCTCAAGACCGACGGGCTGAGCCAGACCATCGAGCGTCACGGTTTCAACGGCCTCTTTCTCGGCATCCGCCGGGACGAGGAGGGAAGCCGGGCCAAGGAGCGGGTCTTTTCGCCCCGGGACAAGAACTTCGAGTGGTCCTATAAGGACCAGCCGCCCGAACTGTGGGACCAGTTCAACACGACCTTTGCGCCGGGCACCCACATACGGGTCCACCCGATCCTGCACTGGACCGAACTGGACATCTGGCTCTACATCCAGCGGGAAGGGATCGAACTCTGCCCCCTGTACTTCGCCCGGGACGGCAAACGGTTCCGCTCCCTCGGCTGCATGCCCTGCACCGGCCCCATCCAGTCGAACGCCGTCACGGTGGAGGAGATCATCGAGGAGCTCCGCGCCATCAAGACACCGGAGCGGGCCGGCCGGGCCCAGGACCAGGAAAACACCTATGCCATGCAGAAGCTGCGGGCCAAGGGCTACATGTAA